Within Felis catus isolate Fca126 chromosome A1, F.catus_Fca126_mat1.0, whole genome shotgun sequence, the genomic segment ACTACATTCTCACTGGATTGATGTTTTGAAATCCTTTCCACTGGCGACATTAAGACCAGACTGTCAACAGACGCTACAGaacaggaaaaaagggaaaacaccGCTTTCCAACCAAATTTCCCCCATTCTAAAGGTAGCTAAGAAGCTAATTTTTCTGTATtagtttcaagatttttttttttaatttttaatgtttattttttgagagagagagagagagagagagagagagagagagagagagacaaagcatgagctggggtgtggggcagagagagagggagacacagaatctgaagcaggttcctggctctgagctgtcagcacagagcccgacgtggggctcgaactcatgaaccatgagatcatgacctgagccaaagttggatgctcaaccgactgagccacccaggaacacctcaagatttttttaaaaagtagttgtaGTGGCTTAAAAGATTAATGAAAGGTTAAAACTGTGAGATGTATTTTTTGATCCCTCACTCATCTTTATTCTTCTTCCAATTCTAcatcttagtttaaaaaaattttttttttctctgaaattccaGACTACAGAGAACAGATCTTTTACCAAACCTGGTTAAGACTGATTTTCAATCACAGTGAGCACACATTCTGAATGCTCAGTATGGGCCAGATGTAACAAGTTCAGAATACAAAAAAGGTCACTTGCATGCAtgtgaacacatacacacacacacacacacacacacacacacacggtagcTCCTACAGTTTTATGTAAGAAAAAGTACACATTTCAAATAAGATATAAAGTACAAATTTTAGCACAAATAAAGATGtcaaaagatgaagagaattcTATCAGTGAACTATGTACTTTTCCTCTAAACCTCTTTTCGATAAAAAGCtgaacacaggggcacctgggtggctcagctggctaagccactgacttcagctctggtcaggatctcacagttcctgagttcaagctccgtatCCAGCTTgccactgtcagcccagagcccacttcccatcctctgtctccctctctctctgcccctcccctgcttgctcgctctctctcaaaaataaacattaaaaaaaaaaaaaaaaaagatgaaatagacAGCCAGTGCTAACAATGCGAACTATGGTTTGAAGgggggagaggtgaggggaggTGCACAATGTAATTGGGAAGCAATTTTAATTCAAGATCTCAATTCTTATTAAACCTAAAAGTCAGAAAAAACGCTCTGCCCTCCACCAGAACAGTCGAAAATTAGCTTTGTTTGCCTCCCCAAAAATACTGCTCACCCTTCAATGGCAGGGCTGTATTAGTAATGTTTCTATCCCCAGCTCACTGCATAGCACTTGATGGTCAACAAATTTACTGTGTGAACGCATGTGATAAATTCCACCCCGccaccaatttatttttcttcggCCACGAAGACTTTCCCTTAACCTTTCAAGTGCATTGGCAGGCTAGAGgagtttttctattttaagttgttaaaatttacttagagagagagagagagaaagagagagagagagagagacagcatgagtgggggaggggcagagagggagagagagaatccccggcaggctctgagctgtcagcgcagagcccgacgtggggctcaaacccacggaccatgagatcatgacctgagctgaaaccaagagtcagacacgtatccgactgaaccacccaggcaccccatggagtTGAAATTCTGATAGTTGAACCCAACAGTATCCCTTCATGTCACGGTGTGTACATGGTATACACAGGTGGGGCTTGAAGAAAAGCCAGTGGAGTCAATACACAGCACACCACGAGGTGTCATGAGGGTTACTAGCAATTCTCTTATTTTGGCTTTCAGCACACATTGATCAAGGTGGTTGAGCAATGTAATCACGGAGCATaacatcattttaataaatacccctgaaaagataatgaaaagaaaGACTCTCTCCTAACCTTGCTCCCCACCTACTCCAAACAACCCACGGACATCAGCCACTTCCACTTTTAAGGCCTACTCAAAATGGCAGGAAGACCAATTTCGCCAATGGAACTTGTGATTCTATTTCAGTAATCGCAACTTCTAAATCTGACATTAAAATGCTAGACAATCAGCAAAAGCAGTGAAAAGATACTGGAGCCAGATCTGCCGAACAGTCAGCTGAGACGGGGAGAACAGTTTTagttaaatgtatacatttaggTTACATGTATATGTTTCTACTTGAACACTTTCTACATGATGTCTCTTAAACATTTCCTCGTTTTTTGATGGTGAGCCACAGCTTGCAGTCAGAATCTTGTATCACACGCAAGTTTTGTGGAGGACAAAAGGTGTCACCTTAAGTAACTTTGGGAAATGGTAATTTGACTGCATACCTGTAAGGCTAAGgataaaatggaacagaaaaaaagaaatgtatataagCACTGTATTCCAGGAGGTAAATTTCTCGCAAGGGTACtggttagcaattctgaaactactttaCATGCATGCCAGTGTTGAAAAacgtaagtaaataaaatatagataatagGAGTTAGGTTTCTTGCTACAGAGAAGTAGGTGcaaataagcaaagggagaaAGCTGGAATGAATCCTCTAAAGTGCTGGATGAGAAGTTGGGAGACAGAAGGATGAACCCAGGTTTATTTTAAACACTACAGACAGAAGTAACTGTAGAGATGTGTCTGTACTGGGGTCACTATACATTCAAGGAGCACATCCAACCATCAAGTCTTAggttctaaataccattctctggggagcctgggtgataaagcgtctgactcttggtttcggtcataatctcactgttttgtgggttggagccccgcgtcgggctctgtgctggcagcacggagcctgcttaggattctctctttccctctctgtctgtcccttacttgctcactctgtctctgtaactctcaaataaataaataaataaataaataaataaataaataaaacttaaaaatcaataaataccaTTCCCCAATAAAAGGAACAgagctctttggagaaatggctgattcgagggctggggcagagaaacACAAGACAAACCTACAGCATTTTGTAgtaccagaaagtaaggaagcctaaagagaaaaaactcaaaaagaaatggcttccaatggccaaagctggaaccaTCTGAGCAATGAAACATTAATTACAGTATTTAATTGtaacacacacaaatgaaatacATATCCATTAGCCTATACCGACACGAATGAATGACTGAGAAGGGACAAATCTCTGCTCGattaagaattccaaataatatatgCAGCTGCCCCCCCTCTAGAATGTGGAGCTTAATTGGTCTTCTCCTTGAGCAAGACTTGGGCTTAGTGACTCACTTCCAAATAACGGCATATGGAATGCAAAAATGGTAACTCtacaacagaaaaatgaacctggcaGACACAATCTCAACCCAAGGTTCAAGCTTAAGATCACCAGTGGGTAAGTTGCGTCGGCATCACGTACCCCCGATGTGAAGTAACGAGGAGGGTACGTCACCTCAGTGGTGACCTCAGTACGTCATCCCCAGAAGATGGCAATCCTGATAAAACGTAAGAAAATATCGGATCAAAATTGATGGGACTTTCTaacaaaatatctgaccagtacTCCTAAAACATGTTAAGGTCTAGGAAAACAATGAAAGATGGAAAAACGATTACAGAGTAAGGAGACATGATGACCGGATGCAATGTTGATTATCTTAGGTCGGGTctaggaacagaaaaaggacttTAGTGGGAAAACTGTGAAATGCCAATCGAGTGCATAGATTGGGCTCACTATATTGTACCAATGTTACCTTAGCTTTGACAAACTATATTTTCATAAACAGGTACCACGTAACGTCAGGTGTTAATATTAGCGGAAGCTACAGGATGGGGCTGCAGAACTCCTCTATGTTCCACCTTTGCGACTTTTCTGTAAATACAAAATTACTCCAAAATTTTTACAAGTTACGTTGCgagtattcaaagaaaaatattctaaaactctTCCTGACTTGTacgtttcatctgtaaaataaacaatatttagaATTCATATCTACATCAGGACCCTGAAAGGGCATGGGGAAGAAGCGCACTTCCCCCTTAACACTCCAGTATAAACAGGCCCCACTCATTTACATTCATTCTTGACCTAATTCTATTTTCAGCATTTCCTGAATTTTAGATGCCACCCACTATTTTAAGAACTTGCTTGTCCCGAGAGAATTTAAGATTTCAAACAACAAACAGTAGAAAACACACCTTTGCATCAGTTGTGTGTAACTGGGAAGAAAGACTGGTGGTTTTCTTTTGGCTGGTTTCCCCAAGTCTTTGACAGCAAGCGGACACAGTAATCGTCATttggcacagtgtctggcacagcaGAAATTCGGTAGGACCAGCTCAACAATAAACTGCTATTACTGGTGCTATTAAAGAATCTAGGTGGGGATGGCTCCCAGAACCATCCAGACATAAAGGACAGGGCCCGGTGCGGGTGCCATCAGGGCCCTGGGGACCAGAGTTTCCAGCAGGCGCTGAGGATCCTCACGAATTCCGGCAACCAGGGAATTTCTGCCAGTCCCTCCATCAGACCACCTTTCCAAATGGGTGGGGACCATCCATGGAAGAGTCTGGGAAGACCTGAGGTAGCAGCTCTCCCTGGGGTTCCCCTGTGGCTCCCGTCACAGCATGCCTGTGAGGAAGCCCCCTCAGGCCCATGCACACCATGGCCATGGCTGCCTGGACATCCCGGAGGACAAGGACCCTGCCCTGTGTGATGTCAGGACCATCcagctctcagagcagagcctgctacGAGGATCCAACATTGGCAGCCCTCTGTGAACACATGTTGCTCAACTCTGTAAACACCCACAACCTCCAAGTACCTGTAAGAAATGTCCCCAGAGCAGGTGTCCCCGGTAAGAGCCCTGACCCTGGCTGTCTGGCCTCACTCCCTgtgctgtctttttcttttttcctggatgGTCTGTAAACGACTCTGTTATTTCAAGCTGTggtttaacttttgttttctttttgatttcctaAGTCTCCAGTTGAGTCCTTgtaatgaatatattaaataagcACGTTTTTAAAAACAGGGAATCAAGGTGCCTGCTAAGTTTTAGAGCTAAGTATTATTATAAGTGATACTATCATCTACAAAGACATTCAATTACAAGGatgaaaagactttaaaaataaatatcactcCTAGGATCAATTAGTCCTGGTTATCTATTATGTAAACAAAGGAAACCTGCCATTAACAAAGTTATATTTGGtctttcagaaaaggaagagagtaaATTAATAAGGATCAAATACGTCTAAAATAACCAAGCAGACCTCACATTATAAGAGACTGATTATTGGGAAGGTTTGGACATAGTTTTTCTGTAACAGactttatcactttttttccatttttacttttggCAATAATGTCAAATACTTTAAACCATTCCATTCCCTGACTTACACCAAAGTATACAGTGGTTAATGTCTTAGCGGAATGACCCCTCATCAAATCATTCTTCCATATGAATGTCTTAAATGTATCCTCTTATAAGTTTAAATTGTCTTTTAAGGCAGAGAAATTATTCACTTTTGAAATCAGACATAAATATTAGACTaggaaaatgaaactgaaatagTTCTATAAAGCTGAGTTAATTTTTGGAAgagaaaatcttatttaaatgtATCTTCACAATAAAATGTAAGGTAACACGGCGACACCCAGGAGCCAATTATTTTACAAATCCCACAACCCAAAATTACTTAAGAAAGAACATTCTGGGGGGTAttgtggtaagtgaaataagtcagagggagataaataccatatgatttcacttccgTGTGAAATCTAAGCACAAGGTTCTTAAATGCAGAGGACAAACGTGTTTGCCAGAGGGGACCCGagtagggggaagggcagaataGATCAAGGagattaagaagaaagaaagaatgttctgatagtaaagatatggaaaaaaagcataaaaagcatCTTGAAGAAACAGAGTATCCTAGGGACATAAGCCTTTTTTTGTTCCAATCCTTAacaatataattttcatatcCTTATAAATTTGCTAAGATTTCCTCTTACATTTTGGTGGCACTCGTCAGGAGAAAAGCATAGAACCAAGGTTAAGGACAACTAAGGTTTAAAAGGGTCCTTGTTACTACTGGTAAGGAAGATTAATGGTTCAAGAAGGGAAAAACACCTATACAATCAGATATTTCAATTTATGGTTAGAGTTTAGAAATTACAGCCCAGAGCATTTTCTGGACCTATTAAAAGTTTTTGTCATTAGGAaacttacaaataagaaaaagacaaggacTGCTTAGATTTTATGACTTAAAAGTGATggaaatagaggtgcctgggtggctcagtcagttaagcgtttgacttcagctcaggtcgtgatctcacagtttgagttcaagccccgcatcgggctctgtgctgacagcttggagcctggagcctgcttcagattctgtctccctcactagcacgcgcgctctctctctctctcgctctctctctctctctcaaaaaaaaaagattaaaaaaaaagtgatggaaaTAAATTGATGGGATTTACCTTCACAGTAATATATTTATGACATACTTCTGATACCTAATACCAAACTCATTAAAATACAAGGCTAAGAGTTAAAAGCAGCCCCTCTCCCATGCACTGAACGTCTTTTCCTATCTTCGTTTCTGTGGTTTTCACtagaaaagaaattagaacaaaCTGTACAAATCCATCCTTGTTTTTTACACAGAAGTATGAACAATAATGCTATCTCTAACAGTTCTGACCATAAATTACCGAGGTGGTATGTTTGGAAACACAAGTACACTATCAAAGCATCCAGTCTTAAGAGTTAATAAGAATACGCTTGTATTTGgtgcaaatttaattttattaaacctTACAATGAATGTTGTGGCATATCATTTTCCATTATGTGACAACTTATTGGCTGGCATCTGAATACAGTACTTCTTCTgaaaaatatgcaatgggaagTGACAAAAGGGAGAAACTAGTTGTTTAGTGATATAtgagggcaaaaagaaaaaaaagagaagaaaaaagaagagaaaggatgacGACCAATTAGTTTCTCTAGGATCTAACTCTAAAATGGTTAAAGTTCCATGCAAGAATGCTGCCGTCGCATTACGCGAGAAAATGGTTATTATCTCATCTGGTTCCCACAATTCTGATAATTACAAGGATTATTTTACCTGTAAAATTCAACCTAAGGTTTCAGCTGggcaaaatgattttaaagagcTACTTTTTCACatacaaatttaaagaattttcccAAGTCACAGTAGCTGTGGGGTCTCTAAGATATTACACGTTAAGGTAGTCACTTTGTCAGTGAGCAATTGCTTAACTTCAAAGTCGTCATGGGCACCATGTTAGTTTTTGCTGATTTGGGTTTTATGCCCATGTCAGATTTATGGGTAAGAAAATGACTCTTTTTTAAACCTATAATCCACTTGTCTTTATAAAGTAGACTGGTATCTAATAATCTGAGTAAAATGACCATTTCTCTTCCAGGAATGATCAAGAGCGGAACATTGGAAATTCAGCAGGCCTTACAGGGCATTTGTACAGAAATGTCACCAAAACTTACAAACCCCAGCCAACATCACCATGTTACAGTATAGTTTAGTTCGAATCCCACGAGTACAATTAGCTCATCAAGTATTAAAGTACtcatttgtgttaaaaaaaaggaacacaaatttaagaatttttttaattcagtcaaGAACGACTGTGAGAATACTTTCAGACAAAGGCCTTAACGGTGTCCAAGGTCACGTTTCTTAACCAACCTCCTCCAGAATGAAATCATGGACCATTCTCAGCTATCAAACTAACGGATTTTTCAAGAGCTCCGAACAGCATTAGATGGCGAACAGAGAACTGTACCCTAAACTGAAATAAGGCATTTCAGTTCTCAAAGCCGAAGAACTGTTCTAAGTGATCAATATTTAGTGGTGGAAAAGGCTACGTCAAGAAATCCTTAGTTCCACTAAAGTTGTATGATTCAAGTTCACCTATAAAGTACAGTGAGGTGTGTGTTACTATACGAGCACGTAAGCCCTCTTATCCCCTCccaaaaaagaggggaaaatgttAAATCACTTAAAAATCCAATTGCTCATCATTTACCCCCAAATTACTGAGATCTACTGGTGTAGATTTACTGTACTTACAaagtttccctttttaaaaaaagtagctCATGCATATATAATTCTTATACCACAAGGTCAGAggcaaatgatttcaaaatactGATGTCTGAGAGTTCTAGCATATTTGTCTAAATCATAAATTACTAATACATATGGCAGCTCAAATATCCCATCAAATTTGTCCGTGGTAAATAtggttttaaaatctcttcatcGAAAGGCTAGAGAGTGACCATTTATATCCCATTCACCCTTTTCAATGGTGAAATTCAATTCACAACCTAGTAaagatatcttaaaaaaaaaaaaattaaacctcaaTTATTTAATCAGAAAGTCTAATGCTTTTTTACTTACTACTGTTCATTATGAGTTTGGTActgaataaagatgaaataaaccTAATGTGATTCTTTGCAGTGATGACTCCTTAAATACCATTACATCAAACCCTCAGaataaaatggaagcaaaaacCCAAGTGATCCAGCTCATTCGACTCACAGGTAAACTTGAGTTTTTCTCCAACAAATGAGGAGCTTTTTTATTCAGAACAATTTCATTAAGACATTTGCAGGGCAAATGTGCCATCATAAATTTCATTCTGAATAACAATAAAGTGCTGAATGAGAATtacctgaatctttttttttttttttaatacttttcacTTATCGTTTCTTAAAAGAGCCCTTTCTGTGTGTGGTGGTGTTAGCAAAGCTGTTCGcagaaaacaaacgaacaaaaaaaacgacacataaaaaaagaaaagcagagcgAAGCTAACTTTCAGTAAGGGAATATAGAAAGCACTGCAACCTTTGTGTTTAACTACAGTGACAAATAACTGAGACCAAAGTAATTCATGCAAGGTATCTTTAAAGGTATACTTaggctggaagaaagaaagaatggacacTCTACTGACCTCTGATACTAGGGCAGTAAATTGCATACTAAAATACCTTAATTATCCTAGATGCCTAGATCTGGCTTGGCAAGCATCATGCCACTGACATGCTTTAGCTCTTTTGGTAACTAAAAGTGATCTGCAGTTCAAGTGCTGAATTATGTCAATGTGACTCATTAAAGCTGTATGATAAACTTTGAGGTTAAATTTAAGCAAATAGCTCTACACCTAATCACATCATCAGCACAAGCGGGCCAATGCTGGCGCAGCATGAAAGGTGGGTCGCTTTATAAAGATTCTTCCTTGTACTGCATGATATATTAAGATGACAGACCTAAATTTCAACTGGGTTAATGAGTTAGAATAGATTTGTTTCCCAAATTTAGCACACGATAATTTCAGTGGAGTAGAGAGAGAAACCtcagaagtgaagaaaaagagaaaaaaaaaaacaaagaaacaaaagagcttGAGCTCGGGTAGCTAACCTGTAGCTCTAAAAACTCATGCTACAGAGAGTACCACTTTCATAAAATGAACTTTGTAACGAAACTTAACAGTGTTTTGAGTCGAAGTTGACCAACTGCTGCATAGAAAATGTGCTAACATACAACAGTCAAGTTTAAGCCGGTGCATAGAGAAGATAAAGCACTTATGGTAACTGCAAATGGTTAACAGGTCCGGAGAGGGTGTACGACCTAGCATGGGTCcgtaaggggggaaaaaactctGAAGTAGAAATGGTTAGGAAAACAAAGGAAGCGGAAACGGGGAAGAAGcttggagaagagaaggaagaagcaggaaaaagaaagatttttcgATTGTATAAAATTCACAAACCAGTAAAGTATAAAGACACCACTGAAAAACGGTGAACTCTGTCCCAAACACCCGacagcaaacaaaaccagaacagGTAAGCCTTTGGCAGACAATTTTAGAAATTTGAAGAGGACATTACATTTCTCAATAATTCACCAACAATATATTATAtggtatatttatattaaatactgGGAAACCAATCCTGTCAATCGGATGCTTCTAATGCTTTAGCCAATGAGAGCACGAGGAGATCAAGCTAAGTGAATGCTGGTGTCATCACAACAGTGCTCGTTTATGAAACAACTGTTACCAATTCGTGCTTTGACAGTGCAGAACATACAGTCCGGTCATCATCTATGAAGCGAAACAAAGGTCTCCAGCTTCTCTGGAATGTGCCCTTTGTAATATATTCTATGATTCACTATGACACGAGCAGCGAGACACTGCAGGGTGGTATGGTTTATGGGCTGAATCAAATTTTTAGCTATTTCCTTCTCGTCCAGCAAGTCGCTAGCAGTTTGTTTGTGCAGGTTTGTGGCATCAAAATGTGCACCTGATTTAATAAGGAGATTCATGATGTCTGGATGGTTGTTGAGAGCAGCGATGTGCAGGGGACTGTTGTCGTCGGAGTCTCTGACGTTCACATCAGCACCGCATTCGATCAGTATGGCAGTCACTTGCAGAGATGGGAATTTACAAACAGGGTACCGCCCCACACACGTGGTATTCTTGTCCACGGCCAGATGAAGAGGGCTAAAGTTATTCTTTCCCCTCGGATGCAGCTTCAGAAACCTGTATATCGTCTGCTTTTTGAAATGGTCCTGTTCTAGAGTACAAGGAACTTTTTCTAATAAGCAAATCAAGtgcaaaataatggaaagagccttaTTTAACTGTAATGGGTCGGCCGGACACTGAGTTTGTTTGATGGCTCGCTCTATTTCAAGGACACTTTTGCACAGTATGCCCATAAGATCGTCAAATGTAACAGTGGTGCCCAGCAGGCCTTTAGCCCGATCCTGCAGCATAAAAGAGAACAGTTCTGCAAAAGATAACAAGCTGCTGGCGGTCATTGGGCTTAAAGGGTCCAAATTGTTCTGCTGCATATCCAAAGCATACTTCCACAGGTTGATGCATCGTTTGAAGTTTCCAGAGTCCGCATAGACTGCGCCTCTGTATCTAATATAGTAAGAGGTATCGGGATGCGAAGGGCCAAGAATGCGCTCTCTAATCAATAGTGCCTGCATTCTCATCTCATCGGGGTCAGCAATAAGACCTTCTAGTTCCTCTGTACTGTTTACCTCCTTGGCATAATCGTAAGCCATTATCAGTGTCTGTGGTACTGGCTTGCTAATTATATTAGTCCTATCACTGTACCTCATGTTCATGGCCTTTTTCCAGTATTTCAAGGCCCCAAGCAGATCTCTTTTTTTGTCTACAAATGTAGCTCCCAGAAGCTCCAGAGCATTGATCCGTTCTGTCTTGCTCGTCTGTGCATGGTGAGTCAGAAAATCCACAATATTTGTGTGACCAGTAACACTTGCTGAGAGAAGGGGAGTCATTCCATAACCATCCTTTTCCATCTTGGCACAATACATGAGAAGCATCTTCATGATGTCCAAACTTCCAGATTCCGCGCAATCGTGCAATGCAGTATTACcttaaggagaagaaagaaagagataacagATTTTGAGGGACCAGGGTACAACGGAACACATGACGAACCTAAAGAGAAGCAGGCAGTCCCAGGCTGCCCTTTGTGGGACATTAATTTGACTACACATGAGAAAAAATTATCCCGGCACCTAAAACTAGTGTCTGACACACAGAGGAAGTTAAATAAACACTTGTTAAGTTTGGTGACTATATGACCAAATTAGGCATGAAAGGATCATCCAAGTCactaaatgaaattcaaaattaatcCATGGCCtcttgggttttttaaataatgttttcaagtgcATATTCTTTGACTCAAAAGTGATGAAATGAAATTAACCAGCTATTCAACTCTGTAGTCACTTAACTTTCTGGGTCAGCttccacatttaaaaacaagaaactgaaTCCATGATATCTAAGATCCTCTAGTTTGATTCTAATAGTAGTCAGAAATTATGTCTTTCAATATTTGATTGTCAAATGGGGAGGTAAGCTGTCTTAGTCAAAATCCTCGGTGACAAAGTACTTTCCTCAGCTCCCGTAAGAAAAACAAGTCcactaaaatctgaaaaaaatatgtggGTGGTTCAATATGAAGTTTAAAAGAGACATCTGAAGTATCCTTTCATGATGGATTACTTCCCatggtaatttaattttttaaacatttttttcagatgtaCTAAATGTTCTGACGCGGTCTTGTTCTTCCCACACGTGGATTAAAACGGACAACAGGCACATGCCGTAAAAGCCTGTACGCAACGTATTAAGACAATACAACCACCAAAGTATTTCAGTTGCCCGAGTTCAATGCCAAACATTTTACCAGTTATCATAACAAAAATTATCACACAGACCTTTGGTATTTCTACACGGTGTTTGCAAAAAATTTCAACAGTGAGTCATTTCAGGCACATGTGCAGAAAAGAGTTAACATAGCTGGCAGAGACTGGTTATCCTCAGAAAGAGCCAGCTGCTTGCTAAGGGACAGCCCTCAGCTGACACCTGAGACCTCGTCTGGTGAAGAGTTCAGAAAACCCTCCTTAAATGATAAGAGTGGCTTTCTGTTTGTATTGATAATATAGTTTATGCTGaatacctgctttccttctgagaGCCTGGAATTTGGGGTATTTCCGCAAAGGGTGCCTATGTGACTAGCCTCCAAGAAAACCCCTGGGCTCTGAGTCTCTAATGGGGTTCCCTGGGCAGAAAACTGCTGTGTGTGACCTCTTACGACAAGGAGACAGCGAAAAAAGCCTGCAAAGATTCCTCTCGACCCCACCTGTGCCTCCCCCCCCTTAGGATCCAGCTGCACACCCTTCATTACGTCACCGCAATACATCTTAGCCATGATTATAATGGTATGCTGACTCACCTCCAGACATGGGGGGGAGGCCGGCTCGGGGTGGGGGAATGCTGACACAGCAGGTGTACTAAACACTGGTTTAAACTTGAATACTTCACATAACAGATCTATTAACTAAAATTCCAAAAAGCAAGTTATGACACATTAGGACTTTAATCTTTCCACAGGCTTATCCTGTTTATTCTTCCATGATACCTACAGGAATTACATGATTATCTGCACATATTTATTCTGACTCAAGATTTCAAAGGTCCACAATGGAATGGTGTCTGATGGCATGTTTTAGCAATGTGTATATAACCAAGCACTCAGAGAGCCCAGAGGTTCTGACTACTAACGttcatttgttcaaaataatttccattaaaaaacacAGCTACtactaaatgtatttttaaaacttttaaaattaaaaatccctaATAGTACTTTTTTCCTCTAAGAAAGAGACAATATAAGGGAAATATAAGGTTTCAATGGCATTCTTCTCCATTCAGAGTcatataaaatcaagaataagaat encodes:
- the FEM1C gene encoding protein fem-1 homolog C, translating into MDLKTAVFNAARDGKLRLLTKLLASKSKEEVSSLISEKTNGATPLLMAARYGHLDMVEFLLEQCSACIEVGGSVNFDGETIEGAPPLWAASAAGHLKVVQSLLNHGASVNNTTLTNSTPLRAACFDGHLEIVKYLVEHKADLEVSNRHGHTCLMISCYKGHKEIAQYLLEKGADVNRKSVKGNTALHDCAESGSLDIMKMLLMYCAKMEKDGYGMTPLLSASVTGHTNIVDFLTHHAQTSKTERINALELLGATFVDKKRDLLGALKYWKKAMNMRYSDRTNIISKPVPQTLIMAYDYAKEVNSTEELEGLIADPDEMRMQALLIRERILGPSHPDTSYYIRYRGAVYADSGNFKRCINLWKYALDMQQNNLDPLSPMTASSLLSFAELFSFMLQDRAKGLLGTTVTFDDLMGILCKSVLEIERAIKQTQCPADPLQLNKALSIILHLICLLEKVPCTLEQDHFKKQTIYRFLKLHPRGKNNFSPLHLAVDKNTTCVGRYPVCKFPSLQVTAILIECGADVNVRDSDDNSPLHIAALNNHPDIMNLLIKSGAHFDATNLHKQTASDLLDEKEIAKNLIQPINHTTLQCLAARVIVNHRIYYKGHIPEKLETFVSLHR